Proteins encoded in a region of the Devosia sp. RR2S18 genome:
- a CDS encoding tRNA1(Val) (adenine(37)-N6)-methyltransferase produces MSLDQPNAFVKHHSVTRDAFLGGKLTLSQPSKGFRAGLDSVLLGAAVGGGRRLLDLGCGVGTAAFVALVHHSGMEATLVDSDGEALQLASSNAADNRLAGRTQTISADVAAKGAQRRAAGLAENAYDTVIANPPYFIEGKGTLAGDQSRAGARHMDAAELDLWIKAATTSATAGGVIIFIFPSEGLAPLLSGFVQRFGSVTILPLCSRPGGPATRVLIRGRKGSRAPLTLLASRALHDAEGRAFRPEFDAIFRGGARLDW; encoded by the coding sequence ATGTCCCTAGACCAGCCAAATGCCTTTGTAAAACACCATTCGGTAACGCGCGACGCCTTTTTAGGTGGCAAGCTTACTCTGTCGCAGCCGTCCAAGGGGTTCCGGGCCGGGCTCGACAGCGTGTTGCTGGGCGCAGCTGTGGGCGGAGGGCGCCGTCTGCTGGATCTCGGCTGCGGCGTGGGAACAGCAGCCTTTGTTGCGCTTGTGCACCATAGCGGGATGGAGGCCACCCTCGTCGACAGCGACGGAGAGGCGCTGCAGTTGGCTTCGAGCAACGCTGCGGATAACCGCCTCGCCGGCCGTACCCAGACCATTTCTGCCGATGTTGCAGCCAAGGGAGCCCAGCGCCGAGCTGCAGGACTGGCCGAAAATGCCTATGACACTGTCATTGCCAACCCGCCCTACTTTATCGAGGGCAAGGGTACATTGGCTGGTGATCAGAGCCGCGCCGGTGCGCGCCACATGGATGCGGCAGAACTTGATCTCTGGATCAAGGCGGCGACCACCAGCGCCACTGCTGGGGGAGTGATCATCTTCATTTTCCCCAGCGAGGGGCTCGCGCCGCTGCTGAGTGGCTTTGTGCAACGTTTTGGGTCGGTCACCATCCTGCCGTTGTGCTCCCGGCCTGGGGGGCCTGCCACCCGAGTTTTGATCCGCGGACGAAAGGGCTCGCGGGCGCCGCTGACCCTGCTTGCCTCTCGCGCCCTGCACGACGCAGAAGGTCGTGCCTTCCGGCCAGAGTTCGATGCGATCTTTCGGGGGGGGGCTCGGCTCGACTGGTAA
- a CDS encoding polyprenyl synthetase family protein, with the protein MSVLTQTKDVPALSPIERLLEATQDDMGKVNALILSRADSHVEMVPELARYLIDSGGKRLRPMLTVAAAALFGKGNGSAVNFAAAVEFMHNATLLHDDVVDESDMRRGKKAARMVWGNKASILVGDFLLGQAFMMMVETGEIAALGVLSAASAVMAEGEVFQLAKTGDLTTTPDDYAEVIRAKTAVLFEAACEVGAMSGGADEEGRRALARYGLALGNAFQLVDDVLDYGGQAGTLGKNTGDDLREGKMTLPVILALAEGSEDERSTISTALGDADATAEQVSAVVAIMERHQTLSRTLDQAHGHARAAQAALDVLPSSEMRQLLSDVVEFSVLRAY; encoded by the coding sequence GTGTCAGTTCTGACGCAGACCAAAGACGTGCCTGCCCTTAGCCCAATCGAACGGCTGCTTGAGGCAACCCAAGACGACATGGGCAAGGTCAACGCCCTGATCTTGTCGCGCGCCGATTCGCACGTGGAGATGGTGCCTGAGCTGGCCCGCTACCTCATCGACAGCGGCGGCAAGCGCCTGCGCCCCATGCTGACCGTGGCTGCCGCCGCACTGTTCGGCAAAGGCAATGGTTCGGCTGTCAATTTCGCCGCTGCCGTGGAATTCATGCACAATGCGACGCTTCTCCACGACGACGTGGTGGACGAGAGCGACATGCGCCGAGGCAAGAAGGCGGCGCGCATGGTTTGGGGCAACAAGGCTTCGATCCTGGTCGGGGACTTCCTGCTGGGGCAAGCCTTCATGATGATGGTGGAGACCGGCGAGATCGCTGCACTTGGTGTACTTTCTGCCGCCTCGGCCGTGATGGCAGAGGGGGAAGTGTTCCAGCTCGCCAAGACAGGTGATCTTACAACGACGCCGGACGACTATGCGGAGGTCATCCGCGCCAAGACTGCCGTGCTGTTCGAGGCCGCCTGTGAAGTGGGCGCCATGTCCGGCGGGGCCGATGAGGAAGGTCGCCGCGCCCTTGCCCGATACGGGCTGGCTCTCGGCAACGCCTTCCAGTTGGTCGACGACGTGCTCGATTATGGTGGCCAGGCCGGTACGCTGGGGAAGAACACCGGTGACGACCTGCGCGAAGGCAAAATGACCCTCCCCGTGATCCTTGCCCTTGCCGAGGGCTCCGAGGACGAGCGGAGCACCATCTCCACAGCTCTGGGCGATGCCGACGCCACTGCCGAACAGGTTTCCGCAGTCGTCGCGATCATGGAGCGTCACCAGACACTCTCGCGCACGCTCGATCAGGCCCACGGCCATGCGCGCGCCGCCCAGGCAGCGCTGGACGTGCTGCCATCCTCAGAGATGCGGCAGCTTTTGAGCGACGTTGTCGAATTCAGCGTATTGCGCGCATACTAG
- a CDS encoding 4-(cytidine 5'-diphospho)-2-C-methyl-D-erythritol kinase, whose amino-acid sequence MGEPIVQLAPAKINLALHVTRRREDGYHDLESLVVFADLADEVEARPSDADALTISGPFAAGLNAGEGNLVCRAVAAFRARWPQAVEHPLALHLIKNLPVAAGIGGGSADAAAALRLMAGLSAEPIPVAQLADLAAGLGADVPACLLSTPLIARGVGEVLSPLPDFPACHVVLVNPLVPLATADVFRRLRAHDNYPLPELPAPMTRPAQLGIWLAETRNDLQPPAVKLVPEIGDIVAHLAETQGCILARMSGSGATVYGLFGSEAQAHQAAQDMRQANPGHWVAAAPLLQPHIS is encoded by the coding sequence ATGGGAGAGCCGATTGTTCAGCTGGCGCCAGCCAAGATCAACCTTGCGTTGCATGTGACGCGGCGGCGCGAGGACGGCTACCATGACCTCGAGAGCTTGGTGGTCTTCGCAGATCTGGCCGATGAAGTGGAGGCGCGACCCTCCGATGCCGATGCGCTCACCATCAGTGGGCCCTTTGCGGCGGGGCTGAACGCTGGGGAGGGGAATCTCGTGTGCCGGGCGGTGGCGGCCTTTCGTGCCCGCTGGCCGCAGGCCGTTGAGCACCCCTTGGCGCTCCACCTTATCAAGAACCTGCCGGTAGCCGCCGGCATTGGTGGCGGTTCGGCGGACGCCGCGGCCGCCCTGCGGTTGATGGCAGGCCTTTCAGCAGAACCAATTCCGGTGGCGCAACTGGCAGATCTCGCGGCCGGCCTTGGTGCCGACGTCCCGGCGTGCCTCCTCTCAACGCCGTTGATTGCTCGCGGCGTTGGGGAGGTTTTGTCGCCGCTGCCCGACTTCCCGGCCTGCCATGTGGTACTGGTCAACCCTTTGGTGCCGCTTGCGACAGCTGACGTGTTCCGCCGCTTGCGGGCCCATGACAACTATCCGCTGCCCGAACTGCCTGCACCTATGACCCGTCCGGCTCAGCTTGGTATCTGGTTGGCTGAAACGCGGAACGACCTGCAGCCCCCGGCAGTCAAGCTCGTGCCCGAAATCGGCGACATAGTTGCGCATCTTGCCGAAACTCAAGGGTGCATTCTGGCGCGGATGTCTGGCTCGGGCGCAACCGTCTACGGCCTTTTTGGATCCGAAGCGCAGGCGCACCAAGCAGCACAGGACATGCGGCAGGCCAATCCCGGCCACTGGGTGGCGGCCGCTCCGCTACTCCAGCCTCATATCAGCTAG